From a single Gammaproteobacteria bacterium genomic region:
- a CDS encoding nuclear transport factor 2 family protein — MNDDDLERWLARYGEAWETRDADAAARLFARDALYFETPFADPFRGPEGVRSYWSSVTKDQREIRFESKVVGVLGRTGVARWSAKFKLASTGAAAELNGIFLLEFDDAGRCTSLREWWHAR; from the coding sequence GAGCGCTGGCTCGCGAGGTACGGCGAAGCCTGGGAAACTCGCGATGCGGACGCCGCCGCTCGGCTGTTCGCCCGCGATGCCCTGTATTTCGAGACCCCGTTTGCCGATCCATTTCGGGGCCCGGAGGGCGTGCGCAGCTACTGGTCCTCGGTTACGAAGGACCAACGCGAGATCCGCTTCGAAAGCAAGGTCGTCGGCGTCCTCGGGCGCACCGGAGTGGCCCGATGGTCCGCGAAGTTCAAGCTCGCGTCGACCGGAGCGGCCGCCGAGCTGAACGGCATTTTCCTGCTCGAGTTCGACGACGCCGGGCGCTGCACGAGCCTGCGCGAATGGTGGCACGCCCGGTAA